A single window of Streptomyces kaniharaensis DNA harbors:
- a CDS encoding MobC family plasmid mobilization relaxosome protein: MPARGGRLTSAGRRDRRYSVNLSPEEEAAWQAAREATGRKELGAWVRVVVNEAIGQPGLSGEVPMLPEVNHAVFMQLAAIGNNLNQIAHATNIREGEMPVGLVDRLEAAIEAVGNAALVVRGMKPLDQAGPDGGADGA; this comes from the coding sequence GTGCCAGCACGGGGAGGCCGACTGACGTCGGCCGGACGGCGTGACCGCCGGTACTCGGTGAACCTGTCGCCGGAGGAGGAGGCGGCCTGGCAGGCCGCCCGGGAGGCGACCGGCCGCAAGGAGCTGGGGGCGTGGGTGCGGGTCGTGGTGAATGAGGCGATCGGCCAGCCCGGCCTGTCCGGCGAGGTGCCGATGCTGCCCGAGGTGAACCACGCGGTGTTCATGCAGTTGGCCGCGATCGGCAACAACCTGAACCAGATCGCCCACGCGACGAACATCCGTGAGGGTGAGATGCCGGTCGGTCTCGTTGACCGGCTGGAAGCCGCGATCGAAGCGGTCGGCAACGCCGCTCTGGTGGTGCGCGGGATGAAGCCGCTCGATCAGGCCGGCCCCGACGGCGGGGCCGACGGCGCGTGA
- a CDS encoding relaxase/mobilization nuclease domain-containing protein, translating to MIGKVTKGKSARRAQAYDFGPGRRDEHENARYIAGNVPGTWRQVGALMDQHAAQRDLKQPIWRCSLSLPDEDGVLSDAEFAEIATEYVNQMGFGGCPWVAVRHGDDHIHLTVVRVGWDGRTVDDHGDWIKSRPIVRALEARHALVNADERSDRKAPQVSGQERAASQRRGAPEPERLRIRRLARTARLAAAGTGREAFEAELRHLGVDFRANVASNGRMNGYSFSLPTWTDADGAQIWITASKAAKDLSWNRLKAVIEPPLPPDQPPVPPRLRTGPRLREAAEEPGATADPAARLLADLRARHGTEEAGPSLPEMPDPAQRMDRRPHGMLGAAALASRRAVEQHTLTECEAALNAATAAAMRLDGIASGTVPGTQQRALTEHRAQLEAAVVHQGEAAGHQAEAEQQLGAARAARLVADEATTKAGRSRLVLAALGTTKAEQAGMAKAAREFAQRAELAATELLAKQAQALSRAQAAAPGVADPVRELQHLVQELPELERAARQGDIGQAQVTRAESGGTVQAARVAVGQARQAVAAVDAETALRKTLPPAVTAAEERVRAELAQRQRARAAQSRSTTSTRPPPSKRAGPSAAAQQSTPPPRGYDPRDRGRGSGPSR from the coding sequence GTGATCGGGAAGGTCACCAAGGGGAAGAGCGCCCGCCGCGCCCAGGCGTACGACTTCGGGCCGGGCCGCCGGGACGAACATGAGAACGCCCGGTACATCGCGGGCAACGTCCCCGGGACCTGGCGCCAGGTCGGGGCGCTGATGGACCAGCACGCCGCCCAGCGTGACCTCAAGCAACCGATCTGGCGCTGCTCGCTGAGCCTGCCCGACGAGGACGGGGTGCTCTCCGACGCGGAGTTCGCCGAGATCGCCACCGAGTACGTGAACCAGATGGGCTTCGGCGGGTGCCCGTGGGTCGCGGTCCGGCACGGCGACGACCACATCCACCTCACCGTGGTGCGCGTCGGGTGGGACGGCCGCACCGTGGACGACCACGGCGACTGGATCAAGTCCCGGCCGATCGTGCGGGCGCTGGAGGCCCGGCACGCCCTGGTGAACGCCGACGAGCGGTCAGACCGCAAGGCGCCCCAGGTCTCCGGGCAGGAGCGCGCGGCATCCCAGCGGCGCGGGGCCCCGGAGCCGGAGCGGCTGCGCATCCGGCGCCTGGCCCGCACCGCCCGTCTGGCCGCCGCCGGGACCGGCCGCGAGGCGTTCGAGGCCGAGCTTCGCCACCTGGGCGTGGACTTCCGCGCCAACGTGGCCAGCAACGGCCGGATGAATGGCTACTCGTTCAGCCTGCCGACCTGGACGGACGCCGACGGCGCCCAGATCTGGATCACCGCCTCGAAGGCCGCCAAGGACCTGTCCTGGAACCGGCTCAAGGCAGTGATCGAGCCCCCGCTGCCGCCGGACCAGCCGCCGGTGCCACCGCGGCTTCGCACCGGGCCGCGGCTTCGCGAAGCCGCGGAAGAGCCGGGGGCCACCGCGGACCCGGCCGCGCGGCTGCTCGCCGACCTGCGCGCGCGGCACGGCACGGAGGAGGCCGGCCCCTCGCTACCCGAGATGCCGGACCCCGCCCAGCGCATGGACCGGCGCCCCCACGGCATGCTCGGCGCCGCCGCCCTCGCCTCCCGCCGCGCCGTCGAGCAGCACACGCTGACCGAGTGCGAAGCCGCGCTGAACGCGGCGACCGCCGCCGCGATGCGCCTGGACGGCATAGCGTCCGGCACCGTGCCCGGCACCCAGCAGCGCGCGCTCACCGAGCACCGCGCCCAGCTGGAGGCCGCCGTCGTCCACCAGGGCGAGGCCGCCGGCCACCAGGCCGAGGCCGAGCAGCAACTCGGCGCCGCCCGCGCCGCGCGCCTGGTCGCGGACGAGGCGACCACGAAGGCCGGCCGAAGCCGCCTGGTGCTCGCCGCACTGGGCACCACCAAGGCCGAGCAAGCCGGTATGGCCAAGGCAGCGCGGGAGTTCGCCCAGCGCGCCGAGCTGGCCGCCACCGAGCTGCTCGCCAAGCAGGCCCAGGCGCTCTCCCGGGCGCAGGCCGCAGCGCCCGGGGTGGCGGATCCCGTGCGCGAACTGCAGCACCTGGTCCAGGAGCTGCCCGAACTCGAGCGCGCCGCCCGCCAGGGCGACATCGGCCAGGCCCAGGTCACGCGCGCCGAGTCCGGCGGCACGGTGCAGGCCGCCCGGGTCGCGGTCGGCCAGGCCCGCCAGGCGGTCGCCGCAGTCGACGCCGAGACCGCGCTGCGCAAGACGCTGCCGCCTGCGGTCACCGCCGCCGAGGAACGGGTGCGCGCCGAGCTGGCCCAGCGTCAGCGCGCCCGCGCCGCCCAGTCCCGGAGCACGACGAGCACCAGGCCGCCGCCCTCGAAAAGGGCCGGCCCCTCCGCCGCCGCCCAGCAGTCGACCCCGCCGCCGCGCGGCTACGACCCGCGCGACCGTGGCCGGGGGAGCGGGCCGAGCCGGTAG
- a CDS encoding helix-turn-helix domain-containing protein, translated as MERPRFSLKDAAAACGVSVSTIRRYREGGRFPGAEKVDSGWLIPLEDLLAAGLRVNAPSGPDEQPVSGVSDLSEGERARLLRELADARHAQALAEADARHLRDTVTRQDAHLGDLRRAMLALTAGPASTPEPAQEPALSDAHEHPVSVPEQPRSRWWARGR; from the coding sequence ATGGAACGACCCCGGTTCAGCCTGAAGGACGCCGCCGCCGCGTGCGGGGTGAGCGTGTCCACGATCCGCCGCTACCGCGAGGGCGGACGCTTCCCCGGCGCCGAGAAGGTGGACTCCGGCTGGCTGATCCCACTGGAGGACCTGCTGGCCGCCGGGCTGCGGGTGAACGCCCCGAGCGGCCCGGACGAGCAACCCGTGAGCGGGGTGAGCGACCTGAGCGAGGGTGAGCGCGCCCGCCTGCTCCGGGAGCTGGCCGACGCCCGGCACGCCCAGGCGCTCGCCGAGGCGGACGCCCGGCACCTGCGGGACACCGTGACTCGCCAGGATGCCCACCTGGGCGACCTGCGGCGGGCGATGCTCGCGCTCACCGCCGGACCCGCGAGCACCCCTGAGCCAGCCCAGGAACCTGCCCTGAGCGACGCTCACGAGCACCCGGTGAGCGTGCCCGAGCAACCTCGCTCGCGGTGGTGGGCGCGCGGCCGGTAG